The Streptomyces cynarae genome contains a region encoding:
- a CDS encoding alpha/beta hydrolase family protein, whose translation MRFVSETCSDGVCEQLFFLNDVPGVLWTPEGAAGTRPLIVMGHGGGQHKKAPDILSLARRFVTECDFAVAAVDVPNHGDRPVDEKYNRIGTENQARVEAGEELAPLVAAFQALVARQTVPEWQTVLDAVQQLDHVGAGPVGYWGVSLGCGLGVPFVAAEPRVRAAVLGLGGALASAADATRITVPVEFLVQWDDERVPRDQSLALFDAFSSADKTLHANPGKHGDIPASELESSLRFFSRHLA comes from the coding sequence ATGCGCTTCGTCTCTGAGACGTGCTCCGACGGCGTCTGCGAACAGCTCTTCTTCCTCAACGACGTTCCCGGCGTTCTATGGACGCCGGAAGGTGCTGCCGGTACTCGTCCCCTCATCGTCATGGGACACGGCGGCGGTCAGCACAAGAAGGCCCCCGACATCCTGAGCCTTGCCCGCCGTTTCGTGACTGAGTGCGATTTTGCCGTGGCGGCGGTCGACGTGCCGAACCATGGTGACCGGCCTGTGGACGAGAAGTACAACCGCATCGGGACCGAGAACCAGGCACGTGTGGAGGCTGGAGAAGAACTGGCACCGCTCGTCGCCGCATTCCAGGCTCTCGTGGCCCGCCAGACCGTCCCGGAATGGCAGACGGTTCTGGACGCGGTCCAGCAGCTCGATCACGTCGGCGCCGGCCCGGTGGGCTACTGGGGAGTCTCACTGGGATGCGGACTCGGCGTTCCCTTCGTCGCCGCCGAACCCCGGGTCCGCGCTGCCGTGTTGGGCCTCGGCGGGGCCTTGGCCTCGGCCGCGGACGCCACGCGGATCACGGTCCCGGTGGAGTTCTTGGTGCAGTGGGACGATGAGCGCGTGCCGCGAGACCAGAGCCTGGCGCTGTTCGACGCCTTCTCCTCCGCCGACAAGACGCTCCACGCGAACCCCGGTAAGCATGGGGACATACCGGCCTCGGAGCTGGAGAGCTCTCTGAGGTTCTTCTCCCGGCACCTTGCCTGA
- a CDS encoding TetR/AcrR family transcriptional regulator: protein MASDRRTLLADAAVDVLADEGIRGLTHRAVDRKAALPPGTTSAYFRTRAALLTGLVTRLVQLDQEELQTVAEHLPPIRTVEELVDGMVLLTRQRLTGEGRRRSLARYACAVESVRDPELREILIPRENAGREAVRLFLASQGVTDVENRTDTLLTCIDGLVFDRLVCGGEVPREPLQGLVAAALR from the coding sequence ATGGCTTCGGATCGGCGCACCCTCCTCGCGGACGCGGCTGTCGACGTACTCGCCGACGAAGGGATCCGCGGCCTGACCCACCGGGCAGTCGACCGTAAAGCGGCCCTGCCGCCCGGCACCACGTCGGCGTACTTTCGCACCCGGGCCGCGCTGCTCACCGGACTCGTCACTCGCCTGGTCCAACTCGACCAGGAGGAACTGCAAACGGTGGCCGAGCATCTCCCGCCCATCCGCACGGTGGAGGAACTGGTGGACGGCATGGTGTTGCTCACCCGACAGCGACTCACCGGCGAGGGCCGCCGCCGCTCGCTCGCCCGTTACGCCTGTGCCGTCGAGAGCGTGCGGGACCCCGAACTGCGCGAGATTCTCATCCCCCGCGAGAACGCCGGCCGCGAGGCCGTCCGACTGTTCCTCGCGAGTCAGGGCGTGACGGATGTCGAGAACCGCACAGACACTTTGCTGACCTGCATCGACGGGCTGGTCTTCGACCGGCTGGTGTGCGGCGGCGAAGTGCCGCGCGAGCCTCTCCAAGGCCTTGTCGCCGCCGCCCTGCGTTAG
- a CDS encoding FAD-dependent monooxygenase — protein MGNTAVVVGGGIGGLAAAIGLRRTGWELTVVERASILEDAGAGISLAANGLRALDELGVGEAVRDASRGQYRGGTRTPEGGWLARMDGAVLEKAVGTPIMGIPRSTLHRLLREALPAEAMLIGSEAGSVRQAGPGTVRVGCGDTVLDADLVVAADGIGSKVRSLLFPAHPGPVYSGSTVLRAITERAVELRTDFELTWGRGAEFGHIAFRDGRAEWHAVLNLPAGTRFADPLTELRRWFRNWHDPIPALFDATRPAAVLHHDVKEIRTPLPSYTVGRIALLGDAAHAMTPHLGQGACQALEDAITLAAALAAEPTVEAGLARYDAERRPRSQAVARAARQAGRMGQQLSHPLAVTLRNTAMRLTPSHLATRMILRHHAWVPPQLN, from the coding sequence ATGGGCAACACGGCAGTGGTGGTCGGAGGGGGCATCGGCGGGCTGGCCGCCGCGATCGGCCTGCGCCGCACCGGATGGGAATTGACGGTCGTCGAGCGCGCGTCCATTCTTGAGGACGCGGGGGCGGGCATATCACTGGCCGCCAATGGCCTGCGGGCACTTGACGAACTCGGCGTCGGCGAGGCGGTACGGGATGCCTCGCGCGGCCAGTACAGAGGCGGCACCCGCACACCCGAGGGTGGTTGGCTGGCCCGGATGGACGGCGCGGTGCTGGAGAAGGCGGTGGGCACGCCGATCATGGGCATCCCTCGCTCCACCTTGCACCGGCTGCTGCGCGAGGCTCTGCCCGCCGAGGCCATGCTGATCGGCTCCGAGGCCGGCTCGGTCCGGCAGGCCGGCCCCGGGACGGTTCGAGTCGGCTGCGGCGACACGGTCCTGGACGCCGATCTGGTGGTGGCGGCCGACGGCATCGGCAGCAAGGTGCGCAGCCTTCTCTTCCCAGCCCACCCCGGCCCGGTCTACAGCGGCTCGACAGTGCTGCGCGCCATCACTGAGCGGGCGGTCGAACTGCGCACCGACTTCGAGTTGACCTGGGGGCGGGGGGCCGAGTTCGGACACATCGCCTTTCGGGACGGTCGGGCCGAGTGGCACGCCGTCCTCAACCTGCCCGCCGGGACGCGGTTCGCCGACCCGCTGACCGAACTGCGCCGATGGTTCCGCAACTGGCACGACCCGATCCCCGCGCTGTTCGACGCAACCCGACCCGCCGCCGTGCTGCATCACGACGTCAAGGAGATCCGCACGCCGCTCCCCTCGTACACGGTCGGCCGGATTGCGCTGCTCGGTGACGCGGCACACGCGATGACCCCCCACCTCGGACAGGGCGCCTGCCAGGCGCTGGAGGACGCGATCACCTTGGCCGCCGCGCTCGCCGCCGAGCCCACCGTCGAAGCCGGGCTCGCCCGCTACGACGCCGAGCGTCGGCCGCGCAGCCAGGCGGTTGCGCGGGCCGCCCGGCAGGCCGGGCGCATGGGCCAGCAGCTCTCCCACCCACTGGCCGTCACCCTGCGCAACACGGCGATGCGGCTGACACCCTCCCACCTCGCAACCCGCATGATCCTTCGGCACCACGCCTGGGTCCCACCACAGCTGAACTGA
- a CDS encoding MarR family winged helix-turn-helix transcriptional regulator yields MEYSHSDAELIQQPIGYWSWAAYKAIVTRTRAALAGIGTTQPQWWVLAQVARADTVKTRGDVSSLLRNYLDTGSATMESEIDRTIAQGWITEDVDGRLSITAEGRAFYDRAAALQDELWAERHTGISDEEYLTTLKVLQRFIHNTRGHAWHH; encoded by the coding sequence ATGGAGTACTCGCACAGTGACGCCGAACTGATCCAGCAACCCATCGGGTACTGGTCTTGGGCGGCCTACAAGGCCATCGTCACCCGCACCCGGGCCGCCCTCGCGGGGATCGGCACTACCCAACCGCAGTGGTGGGTCCTCGCGCAGGTCGCGCGCGCCGACACCGTCAAGACCCGCGGCGACGTGTCCAGCCTCCTCCGGAACTACCTCGACACGGGTTCGGCAACCATGGAGTCGGAGATCGACAGGACCATCGCCCAGGGTTGGATCACCGAGGACGTCGACGGACGCCTGAGCATCACGGCCGAGGGCAGGGCGTTCTACGACAGAGCCGCGGCTCTTCAGGACGAACTATGGGCGGAACGGCATACGGGCATCTCTGACGAGGAGTACCTGACCACCCTGAAGGTGCTGCAGCGATTCATCCACAACACGCGCGGGCATGCCTGGCACCACTAG